Proteins encoded in a region of the Oncorhynchus keta strain PuntledgeMale-10-30-2019 chromosome 3, Oket_V2, whole genome shotgun sequence genome:
- the LOC118369283 gene encoding growth/differentiation factor 2-like: MQCSRRFFFQMCLSLLVSTGSCRCKSLNDVLQSEDPESFTETSKQDFVEKEEMDSRLQSFLENMKEGFLRELNLSDIPQEHIKIYPPPFMIELYNKYASDKSAMPRSDVIRSFTVQDVSHSAKNGTKSKHRLLFNVTVPNHEEVTMAELRLFTLLDNRATSHSTSSNQIGASIKVYEVEYKGNNVTAHFVNGKEVVGAHHSWEAFDVTTAIQSWVKSGRGASAFEVVVDRWDCGPFKGGGFDVSVAAGDNQSAALIVFSDDLGSRKREAKKELKEEIVHEEETVFSGSDWQGPDFNEIPVDLHPRRKRQGDTSYCRRTSMRVKFKDIGWDQWIVAPPEYDAFECRGVCYYPLTEDMTPSKHALIQTLVNLKNPKKANMACCVPTKLAPIPVMYQENGVITLRQMYEEMKVAECGCR, encoded by the exons ATGCAATGCTCAAGGCGTTTCTTCTTCCAGATGTGTCTGAGTTTGCTGGTGTCCACGGGGTCCTGTAGATGCAAGTCACTGAACGATGTCCTCCAAAGTGAAGATCCTGAGAGCTTCACTGAGACTTCCAAGCAGGACTTTGTTGAAAAGGAGGAAATGGACAGCAGGTTACAGAGCTTTCTGGAAAACATGAAGGAAGGGTTTCTGAGAGAACTCAACTTATCAGATATCCCACAAGAGCACATCAAGATATACCCACCGCCGTTCATGATTGAACTGTACAACAAGTATGCCTCTGACAAGTCCGCGATGCCTCGTTCTGATGTCATTCGCAGCTTCACCGTTCAAG ATGTTAGTCACTCTGCAAAAAATGGAACAAAGTCAAAACACAGACTGCTGTTCAATGTAACTGTCCCAAATCACGAAGAGGTCACCATGGCGGAACTCAGGCTATTCACCCTGCTGGATAATAGGGCGACCTCGCACTCAACCTCCTCCAATCAGATCGGGGCTTCCATAAAGGTCTATGAAGTGGAGTATAAAGGAAACAATGTCACAGCCCACTTTGTGAATGGGAAAGAGGTCGTTGGGGCCCATCACTCTTGGGAAGCTTTCGATGTGACCACCGCCATCCAGAGTTGGGTCAAATCAGGCCGTGGGGCCAGTGCATTTGAGGTGGTGGTCGACAGGTGGGACTGTGGGCCTTTCAAAGGCGGAGGTTTTGACGTGAGCGTGGCTGCGGGGGATAACCAGTCAGCTGCTTTGATTGTCTTCTCTGATGACCTGgggagcaggaagagagaggccAAGAAGGAGCTGAAGGAGGAGATAGTCCATGAGGAAGAGACGGTCTTCTCAGGGAGCGACTGGCAAGGGCCCGACTTCAATGAGATCCCTGTGGACCTACACCCCAGGCGGAAGAGGCAGGGGGACACCAGCTACTGCCGACGGACCTCCATGCGCGTCAAATTCAAAGATATCGGCTGGGACCAGTGGATCGTAGCGCCCCCTGAGTATGACGCCTTTGAGTGTAGAGGGGTGTGTTACTACCCCCTGACTGAAGACATGACCCCTTCCAAACACGCCCTCATCCAAACCCTGGTCAATCTCAAGAACCCCAAAAAAGCCAACATGGCATGTTGCGTTCCCACAAAACTGGCCCCAATCCCGGTCATGTACCAGGAGAATGGTGTCATCACCTTGCGACAGATGTATGAGGAGATGAAGGTGGCAGAGTGTGGATGTAGGTAG
- the LOC118367762 gene encoding growth/differentiation factor 10-like: MTKILLHLVHLMLFFHSGIGEVLSEEPFEITQQDSDIHETTDGTSSRESARRDMVSINMFKVYEKYSKEPQRHRDENTVRSFKAILGVSKNSVWFHFNLSSIQESEDILSATFHFLDQRPRHRPWICRRSRSASCRLQWHPPSQLLFRGTSPNSAFASLLGNVTLPPPKRGSWQTSDVSAVVKEARILGVFLITAEFDFGMRPQRNQEHLSPAILPYVLAYANDMAISEPNSVAMTLQRYGPFPSGEEPTRSSNESPPASRLKREALSPLDQILDNDLPEVQFNTLKSHELWESTYLVPKIKPSMKDGQKHGQESSEGLNKPQVLSFDERTMKKARRRQWSEPRVCARRYLRVDFADIGWSEWVLAPKAFDAYYCAGTCGFPIPKVARPSNHATIQSIVRAVGIVPGIPEPCCVPDRMSSLSVLFLDPSRNMVLKVYPNMSVETCACQ, translated from the exons ATGACGAAGATATTATTACATCTGGTGCATTTGATGTTATTTTTTCATTCCGGTATCGGGGAAGTTTTATCAGAGGAGCCATTCGAAATTACGCAGCAGGACAGCGATATCCACGAAACTACCGATGGCACCTCCTCGCGCGAAAGCGCACGCCGGGACATGGTCTCCATCAATATGTTTAAAGTCTATGAAAAGTACAGTAAGGAACCACAACGCCATCGAGACGAAAATACCGTCAGAAGTTTTAAGGCTATTCTAG GAGTCTCCAAGAACAGTGTGTGGTTCCATTTCAACCTGTCGTCCATCCAGGAGTCGGAGGACATCCTGTCCGCCACATTCCACTTCCTGGACCAGCGTCCCCGCCACCGACCCTGGATCTGCCGGCGCTCCCGAAGCGCTTCCTGTCGCCTTCAGTGGCATCCCCCGTCCCAGCTCCTCTTCCGAGGAACGTCCCCAAACTCTGCCTTTGCCTCCCTGCTGGGCAACGTCACCCTGCCCCCTCCCAAGAGAGGGTCCTGGCAGACAAGTGATGTCTCCGCTGTAGTCAAAGAGGCCCGCATCCTGGGAGTCTTCCTCATTACCGCTGAGTTTGACTTCGGGATGAGGCCCCAGAGGAACCAGGAGCACCTTTCTCCAGCCATCCTACCGTACGTCCTGGCGTATGCCAACGACATGGCCATATCTGAGCCCAACAGTGTGGCCATGACCCTGCAGAGGTACGGACCTTTCCCTTCGGGCGAGGAGCCCACCCGGTCATCCAATGAATCTCCTCCAGCCTCTAGGCTGAAAAGAGAAGCTTTGTCCCCCCTGGACCAAATACTGGACAATGACCTGCCTGAGGTCCAGTTCAACACCCTGAAGAGCCATGAGCTATGGGAGAGCACTTATTTGGTTCCCAAGATCAAGCCCTCAATGAAAGATGGGCAAAAGCATGGCCAGGAGAGCAGTGAGGGGTTGAATAAGCCCCAGGTGCTGAGCTTTGATGAGAGGACCATGAAGAAGGCTCGCAGGAGACAGTGGAGTGAGCCCAGGGTCTGCGCCCGACGCTACCTGAGAGTGGATTTTGCAGACATCGGCTGGAGCGAGTGGGTGCTAGCCCCGAAAGCCTTTGATGCCTACTACTGTGCAGGCACCTGCGGATTTCCTATTCCTAAG GTTGCCCGGCCCTCGAACCACGCCACCATCCAAAGCATTGTGAGGGCGGTGGGAATCGTTCCCGGCATTCCGGAGCCCTGCTGTGTTCCGGACAGGATGAGCTCTCTGAGTGTTCTCTTCCTGGACCCCAGCCGGAACATGGTGTTGAAGGTTTACCCCAACATGTCTGTGGAGACCTGCGCCTGCCAGTAG